From Algoriphagus sp. NG3, the proteins below share one genomic window:
- a CDS encoding PepSY-like domain-containing protein, producing the protein MKTQITLISTALTLISIATFAQDIHPSEVPSIVVNNFKKEFPRASDIEWELDGNNYKVDFEIGWGTDHGTWYDTAGNMLKHEEEIPKSNLPNEVIFKIKSDFKDLRIDGSKKITEGTEVTYQVELENFTEEWKVFFSSTGEVLHKIRD; encoded by the coding sequence ATGAAAACGCAAATCACACTTATCTCCACTGCACTTACACTCATTAGCATAGCCACTTTTGCCCAGGATATCCATCCAAGCGAAGTTCCTTCAATAGTGGTAAACAATTTCAAAAAAGAATTCCCAAGAGCATCAGACATCGAGTGGGAATTGGATGGCAACAACTACAAGGTAGATTTTGAAATTGGCTGGGGAACAGACCATGGAACCTGGTATGACACAGCTGGAAATATGCTGAAGCATGAAGAGGAAATCCCCAAGAGCAATCTTCCAAATGAAGTGATTTTCAAAATCAAATCAGATTTCAAGGATCTAAGAATCGATGGGTCAAAGAAAATCACTGAAGGCACGGAAGTCACTTACCAAGTAGAGCTTGAGAATTTCACCGAAGAATGGAAAGTTTTTTTCTCCTCTACTGGTGAAGTCCTACATAAAATCAGGGACTAA